Below is a genomic region from Belonocnema kinseyi isolate 2016_QV_RU_SX_M_011 chromosome 4, B_treatae_v1, whole genome shotgun sequence.
TCGTAATTCGCTTACCTAAAAATCATTCacctacatttttattaatcatttcttaaatAGTACCGCCCAACTACCACctttatgctataagtttattttacgAGTTACAATCATATCCAAGTTAAGCAATTATTTGTCATACAGTAGAGAGTCTATTTATAACATCAGTCCCACGAACCTCAgttaattgggggggggggggcagaattgGAAACAAGAGAGtcgtcaccagccttcagcagcgttttATAAGATGGGAGTTTATGTGGTCTTATTATGTGCTACTTTAGGCATAGATCTTCAAATTCATATATAAATAacttaaactctttaaaaatagttattttatatttgaaatatttttaaatgccctgaactctaaaaatgttaaaatggataaaacatttaaattaagacATAATATGAGTATGACTCCCCACCCCCTTCCCAAAACCAgcataagtagttgaatttcgaatGATATCAtggaaatgaaatttaatttacccTTAATATTAATAGCAATTGAACACTCATCTTGGAGGCTTTTCTTAAGTACATTACTTTGATTATGGCTTTGTCTACAAAGATTCTTCCCAAATTATAACTGGAAACTTGAATTAAACTTTGTGATATCAATGCAAATTTTCGAAACAgaaccaaaatatttttctcattcaggtttttcaatagaaatttgtACTATTTATGAACTATATTTAGAAACTAACATCATGCCATTTTTCGattacaacaaaattcaaaaactgagagcatttttaaaattgtaaacaaatttttttatgagttttggttatttatttaaaagtttctaatatgTCAAAAAAACAGTTGTAAATTATCGTCAGAAGCATTTTTCATTGCAATAGAAGTCTAAACAGTGAAATacattttaatactttgaaaatttgcaaaaaatggaaaaaatgtgtttttttgatAGAttagaaaactgtaaaaaaaaaattactacttATCACACTTAAATTTGGAAAGAATTTGCTTATACGtggaaaaatgcttcaaaattatcCTAAtggccttttttattttaaagaaaattacaaaagttttatgccttttaaaattttgaatttttccagaaactattaaaaaatcttaCGATAATGGGTTAAGAAATCTGAATCAAAATTTTCACTGCATTAAGAATATATTTCGAAACCATCACTATGAAATTTATCTattagaccaaaattcaaaaactacttACTTATGTTACATCATTTTCAAAACTATGCGTTGTTCCTTTTCATGACACACATAAGTTTTAATCGTGATCGACAGAGGTCTCTATATTGTACAATTGATAAGTAGtagaactactatatcataatcaatttttattatgtgaaattaattgaaaacgcgagaaaaataagtttgaaccaacaacctcctcattacatgtgaggggcgctaccaatagcgccaccgcagcaccaacaatgaaaattttagaacttgtatttCCTTACTTTCaaccgaaattatttttcatagatgttattattttaaggccagtttttaaattcaagtttttgaaatagaGTTATAGAAACTTATCATAAAACTTATAATATAATAACTTGTtatagaacttatttttctcgcgtcttcaattaatttcgcataataaaaattgattatgatatagtagttcttctacttatcaaccgtacaatacagagacctcaGTCGTACAAACATCAAGTAAAcactggtattaggcctctaaaataatattaaatctaatTAACCACTCTAACGGAAACTCTGTTTctataactctgtttcaaaaacttgaattattattttatgttttactaaacttttactcaggtgaactatgcttgaaacctcctgcaatGATGTAAGTATACAATTACGagtggccacgagcgttggaggtgataaCAGTCATCTCTGGatactttcttagagctaccatctgccactccacgggtttttagtcgctcgctttctgatggtcaagaaagtttcttacaatgcgacaggagTTTAATAAAACCATCTTCTGGGTTTCTGCCAATactctactgactcctaaatgtttaagatgttcagtgcatcttgcgtgcacattgcctgtagccgaaatgacaatgggatgaatagatgcatgattcacattcctccatatggtctttacttcatgccttaactcgctatatttgtggatcttggttgtaaaggttgactgcaaatttcggttaagcggacaagcaatgtcaatgtcaatgtaatgatccgtttggatattaacatcccaatataagatgtaatcttcgctttctaaaacgggcattggaatgtatctataaaaGGGcctccattcttttaagagtcctaggtttagggcaagtcaTTGATGTATAATGCatgctacatcattatgtctgtgtgtatgttctctctgagccattacgcgacagccatcaataatgtgctcgatggattcgctggtatctctacataatcagcaccggtcaaccacgtcttgatgtaacacgtgtttgcgataattcctggtgctgacaaccttgtcctgtattgcaatgacgaatccttccgtctctggattgagaacaccctttcttagccaaatattagatgcctcactatctacttcattttgatctaacgtgttggggtgctcgcctccattgtatttctaattcttcTATGGTTTCGGCCCTGATAGTCCAGGCCTCATctaaggacaaatttaagggcgtgtagtcaagatccgcttgacagatggtagtGTAAAGCGCAACGTTTCGTTTGCTGTTAATAGTCTCGCAAcggtataacttgtgactcacacagtttttttaaatctacaacacccctaccccctaaatgtcgtgatAGAACTACCCTTTAAATCACtcaatttctgtggtgcatttggtgcttcgtcatttctacgcgaacaattctggtTAACGTTTCAAGGTCGAtattagaccattttatgagcccgaaggagtacgtgaggacagggatggcatatgtgttgattgccctgattttgtttgccgagttgagaaaactcttcataatcaatctgactctcgtagtgaaggcagtcattAGACTTGTCTtcactatcgtatgttgaatacccttagattccaGAATACCTAAATATTTATGTGATACGGCTTCAGCCgctgcctcgatgtcattttcgaactcgttctctaactctgcggtccctgattcccttctgattaaatgcactgttctaaatttatctagtccgaactccatgtggatatcattagaaaactgctatgtgacatcgatcacttgctgcagtttctgggctgaactagcgtacaactTCGGGTCAtgcatgtaaagaagatgggtgaTTTGataaccatcctcattatcatgcattctgaacccatgagacatgttgtttagtgttttgctcaatggattcaacgctaaacagaaccatagtgcgctgaaggagtctcctcgAAATATACCGTCGTAAAGCgcattgatctagttatccttggttgtccatgatcaaaatacttgattcttgtaccctagAGCCTCATCAAATGACTTAGAACGTCAATAATGCGTAGGCAGAttatgtaaagttttaagacttcaatcAAATACTCATGCAGCACGGAAGAAAACGCTTGCtggtagtcaatgtatgccatgtatAAGTTCCTTTAATGCTTACGAACTCGAACCATGACAACAgcatctatagtgactagatctttacagcctcgcgagttgttacaacatcctttttgttcctctgtaagaatgtcattctcgtcacaatgagaatataccttatctgcaacgatagctgtaagacatttctaaattgttggaagacaggcttctggtcgaaagtcagatggattttgagcgtatggtttttttggtaacatatacgtagtaccctggagcataaagcctggctttatgattatttggctttactctcagttcacgatagaaccttctttcatctgtctgaaagttttgatcctgttgccttcgtgcactacttttcttgtaccgacgcagtctggcagtaaccttactttgctgacatccatatccaacccgATCTTCCAtcgtggatctcgatcccttcctaggacaaaaactgcatttagATGCCTAGTTTACCGGctcaacgttctaacggttgccacaggtgcacagtatacaagagtttgcacctctaacgcaatttgtgctacgttcaaatacgtaggtaaaaccttgctgtcaaAATGTGCTATCAGTACACGCAgttcatttgtgatgttcattttgggcagagaatgccttagtgttggttctacatatctgaactctagtaaagcatgaccaaaatttctttccaggtgctgtagtttttctgggattttccTATCCatatcatcgttagtaatataatataataataataatggctcAAAATGGCTCGTACCAAGCAGACCGCTCGTAAATCCACTGGTGAAAAAGCACCAAGGAAGCAGCTGGCCACCAAAGTCGCTCGCAAGAGTGCACCTGCCACTGGCGAAGTGAAGAAACCTCATCGTTACAGACCAGGCACAGTGGCTCTGCGTGAAATTCGTCGCTACCAGAAAAGCACTGAGCTGCTGATCCGCAAATTACCTTTCCAACGCCTCATTCGTGAAATCGCTCAGGATTGCAAGACTGACTTGCGTTTCCAGAGTTCTGCTGTCATGGCTCTTGAGGAAGCTAGCGAGGCATACTTGGTCGGTCTCTTTGAAGATAACAACGTGTGCGCTATCCACGCTAAGCGTGTCACCATCATGCGCAAGGATATTCAATTGGCTCGTCGTATTCGTGGAGAACGTGCTTAGGATTGTCTGATACctctattcaattattttgattacgATGTAGGGTTTTTGACAAGGGaaattaataagtaaatttaGATGTTCATTTGGTTTGCCCACTGTTCTAAATatatgttattaaaatatttattaatcttaaGACTGTGAAAAAAATGCTCGCTAGCTTCGCTGgaatatgagcccaggtccttcagattgcggGTCTTTCTCGAACTAACAAAAAACTTAGAACATTTGACTTCGAACCGAACCTTGAACGAAACATTATTAAAGCCTGTGGCTTAATGTTTCTTTTgagtgaattaacaaaaaatttaatttttacatgaaatgaAATTTCCTCTTATATTTAAGGTTCAGAGGATTTTTATTTGTCTCTAAAAGGCATCCACGACAAAAatcccaaacgacaaagcgcccgtccaatgagagtcgcgctctgTGAAAAAAGCctgcgaatcagagagcgactcaCTTCATCGCGATGGATTATGTATGAGCACGCCCCTattcgctctctgattcgcgggcctttttcacggagcgggactctcattgggcggggaCTTGTCGTTTAGGCTTTTTGTCACAGATCTTCTAAAAGGAATCGGTTTGCAAGCAAATATTATGCATTTCGGACAAACTGC
It encodes:
- the LOC117170552 gene encoding histone H3-like, coding for MARTKQTARKSTGEKAPRKQLATKVARKSAPATGEVKKPHRYRPGTVALREIRRYQKSTELLIRKLPFQRLIREIAQDCKTDLRFQSSAVMALEEASEAYLVGLFEDNNVCAIHAKRVTIMRKDIQLARRIRGERA